A section of the Aminiphilus circumscriptus DSM 16581 genome encodes:
- a CDS encoding bifunctional helix-turn-helix transcriptional regulator/GNAT family N-acetyltransferase has translation MPHLSGDAVAGIRRFNRFYTNILSLTNRFLLESPFSLAEARVLFEIGHQERCTARDLSTLLHLDPGYLSRMLSRFCRIGLVVRAPSPLDGRSTVLQLTSDGKNALEQLEAASDRQLGTLLGHLSPREMHRLLLSMGAIEHLLDAGSAPEPDIRTFLPGDLSCIASRHARLYEEEYGFDATFEYYVMAGMASFLKDWSGCGDPRRKGKGNVWVVEQDGLFGGSIAVVETEEKTAQLRWFLLEPEYRGKGFGNRLMEKAVNFCASEGYERVFLWTVSDLLAARHLYEKWGFTLMETKEHYIWGKTLTEERWDSVL, from the coding sequence ATGCCACATCTTTCTGGGGATGCCGTGGCGGGCATCCGCCGCTTCAATCGGTTCTACACGAACATACTGAGCCTGACGAACCGTTTTCTTTTGGAGAGTCCGTTTTCTCTCGCCGAAGCGCGAGTGCTCTTTGAAATCGGCCACCAGGAACGATGCACCGCCAGGGACCTGTCCACGCTTCTGCACCTCGATCCGGGCTATCTGAGCCGCATGCTCTCGCGCTTCTGCCGCATCGGTCTCGTGGTCAGGGCGCCGTCACCTCTGGATGGACGAAGTACCGTTCTCCAGCTCACTTCGGACGGCAAAAACGCCCTGGAACAGCTCGAAGCGGCGTCGGATCGGCAGCTCGGAACCCTGCTGGGACACCTGTCGCCACGGGAAATGCACCGTCTTCTCCTCTCGATGGGGGCCATCGAACACCTCCTCGACGCCGGAAGCGCTCCGGAGCCGGACATTCGCACCTTCCTTCCCGGAGACCTGAGCTGCATCGCCTCCCGTCACGCCCGTCTCTACGAGGAAGAATACGGTTTCGACGCGACGTTCGAATATTACGTGATGGCGGGCATGGCATCCTTCCTGAAAGATTGGAGCGGCTGCGGCGATCCGCGCCGAAAGGGGAAGGGAAACGTCTGGGTCGTCGAACAGGACGGCCTCTTCGGAGGCTCCATCGCGGTCGTCGAAACGGAGGAGAAAACGGCCCAGCTTCGTTGGTTTCTTCTGGAGCCTGAATACCGCGGCAAGGGGTTCGGGAACCGTCTTATGGAAAAGGCCGTGAACTTCTGTGCGAGCGAAGGATACGAACGAGTCTTTCTCTGGACCGTGTCCGACCTGCTGGCGGCACGACATCTCTATGAAAAATGGGGATTCACACTTATGGAGACGAAGGAGCACTATATCTGGGGGAAAACCCTTACGGAGGAACGCTGGGACAGTGTTCTCTGA
- a CDS encoding choice-of-anchor X domain-containing protein yields the protein MENIQTLRGGRLRVVSRPFEGKGFSEALPATLLLLCCVVALVALCVSPACADNAFLSRPRVLVDGEWKTFTSGAFDPAAVTKTAFDITISYHDTLSADSIPPGDPKRTRAQEVEEVIKFWSDALYEQSNGQHMLGTVYIYQGGSFADKASVVWQADTWPTGAIAGYGKPGQHINFGDVFGSNTFVGVASTPTSRADGGYTLGHESGHFLYGLYDEYVATYTNPPRSWPWSSDVSPAGPSLMNRQWNATSENEVKWLNHSTANIYVASTDTAQKRMYGKSCWEVLLQDPSSDGVSGDVVAPGRVQYAFANPPASPDWYTTAVTPGTHLAAAQANLKIVWLTKAAMVYQIVIDNSGSMGSDPFTPEAPSPLDYAKAAARNLVESLPKESAVGVVRFDDTVEQIYPITFIPSDDVGARAVKNTAKAAISGLAPGNMTAIYDAASTALANFLTYKGTASGDVLGVTYLLTDGSDNSSTKSMGEVIAEHQAAKVPLITVGYGSGGIGNSALTQLADETGGQYFASPTNQTELQEVFFAALGNYSDTVNLGAVEKTLAAGGNDVATFLVDGTLGGVTFFVSWRGASSDAEITLRDPVLGDVTASGEYQEEGGIVDYTAAISNPSAGTWRVELHNPGSQSLEVSVSATGQPETGTGFGLVVGLADGGSTVTPPDPIRLLARASRNGIPLRGVTMEATLTAPDGTTSPLTLRDDGTGGDATANDGFFSAILTSYQEGSYKINVTASNSSGAAVETYRNGSPSIPGPGDEALVFSPDGATVATNFLRTTSFQVKAEGGVIPSGTPTPTEGPTPTASPTPGGGGGGGGGCSAGSGFHLAPLLLLLLPALFLRRR from the coding sequence ATGGAGAACATCCAGACACTGAGAGGCGGACGTCTCCGTGTCGTGTCGCGTCCGTTCGAAGGAAAGGGCTTCTCCGAAGCACTCCCGGCAACCCTTCTCCTTCTCTGCTGTGTCGTCGCCCTGGTTGCGCTCTGCGTGAGCCCGGCTTGCGCGGACAACGCCTTTCTCTCCAGACCAAGAGTGCTCGTGGACGGCGAATGGAAAACCTTCACTTCCGGCGCTTTCGATCCGGCGGCGGTGACCAAGACCGCCTTCGACATCACCATCAGCTACCATGACACCCTCTCCGCAGACAGCATCCCCCCGGGAGATCCCAAGCGCACCCGCGCCCAGGAAGTGGAAGAGGTGATCAAGTTCTGGTCCGACGCACTCTACGAGCAGTCCAACGGCCAGCACATGCTCGGAACAGTCTACATCTATCAGGGTGGCTCCTTCGCCGACAAGGCGTCGGTGGTCTGGCAGGCGGACACGTGGCCCACGGGAGCCATCGCTGGCTACGGCAAACCCGGACAGCACATCAACTTCGGCGACGTCTTCGGAAGCAACACCTTCGTGGGAGTCGCGAGCACCCCCACGAGCCGAGCGGACGGAGGCTACACCCTCGGTCACGAATCGGGGCATTTCCTCTACGGGCTCTACGACGAATACGTGGCGACCTACACCAATCCTCCCCGAAGCTGGCCCTGGTCGTCCGACGTCTCTCCCGCCGGCCCGTCTCTCATGAACCGCCAGTGGAACGCCACGTCCGAGAACGAGGTGAAATGGCTGAACCACTCCACGGCGAACATCTACGTGGCGAGCACCGACACGGCCCAGAAACGCATGTACGGCAAGAGCTGCTGGGAAGTGCTCCTCCAGGATCCCTCCTCCGACGGCGTCAGCGGCGACGTGGTCGCTCCGGGGCGGGTCCAGTACGCCTTCGCCAATCCTCCCGCCTCCCCCGATTGGTACACCACGGCGGTGACGCCGGGAACACACCTCGCCGCGGCCCAGGCGAATCTAAAGATCGTCTGGCTCACCAAGGCCGCCATGGTCTACCAGATCGTCATCGACAATTCCGGAAGCATGGGCTCCGACCCCTTCACGCCGGAAGCGCCGAGCCCCCTCGACTACGCCAAGGCGGCGGCGCGGAACCTCGTGGAATCCCTGCCCAAGGAGAGCGCCGTCGGGGTCGTGCGTTTCGACGACACGGTGGAGCAGATTTATCCCATCACGTTCATTCCCTCCGACGACGTGGGCGCCCGGGCCGTGAAGAACACGGCGAAGGCCGCCATCAGCGGCCTCGCCCCGGGCAACATGACCGCCATCTACGACGCGGCCTCCACGGCGCTCGCGAATTTCCTCACCTACAAGGGGACCGCGAGCGGGGACGTGCTGGGCGTGACCTATCTCCTCACCGACGGATCGGACAACAGCTCCACCAAGTCCATGGGTGAGGTCATCGCGGAGCACCAGGCCGCGAAGGTGCCGCTCATCACCGTCGGCTACGGCTCGGGCGGCATCGGCAATTCGGCCCTCACCCAGCTCGCGGACGAGACAGGGGGACAGTACTTCGCCTCTCCCACGAACCAGACGGAACTCCAGGAGGTCTTCTTCGCCGCCCTGGGAAACTATTCGGACACGGTGAACCTCGGCGCCGTGGAAAAAACCCTCGCCGCCGGAGGAAATGACGTGGCGACCTTCCTCGTGGACGGAACCCTGGGCGGCGTCACCTTCTTCGTGAGCTGGCGCGGCGCCTCTTCCGACGCGGAGATCACCCTCCGAGATCCCGTGCTCGGAGACGTCACCGCCTCGGGAGAGTACCAGGAAGAGGGAGGAATCGTGGACTACACCGCGGCGATTTCAAATCCCTCCGCGGGGACATGGCGGGTGGAACTGCACAATCCGGGCTCGCAGAGCCTCGAAGTCTCCGTTTCCGCCACGGGGCAGCCCGAGACGGGAACAGGCTTCGGCCTCGTGGTGGGGCTTGCCGACGGAGGCAGCACCGTGACACCCCCTGATCCGATCCGCCTCCTCGCCCGGGCGAGCCGAAACGGCATCCCCCTGCGGGGAGTGACCATGGAGGCCACACTCACCGCACCCGACGGCACGACCTCCCCGCTCACCCTCCGCGATGACGGGACCGGAGGAGACGCCACGGCGAACGACGGTTTCTTCTCCGCCATCCTCACGAGCTACCAGGAGGGAAGTTACAAAATCAACGTCACCGCCTCGAATTCCTCGGGAGCCGCCGTGGAAACCTATCGGAACGGCTCTCCGTCCATTCCCGGCCCCGGCGATGAGGCGCTCGTCTTCTCTCCCGACGGCGCCACCGTGGCGACGAACTTCCTTCGCACCACCTCCTTCCAGGTGAAGGCCGAGGGAGGCGTCATCCCCTCCGGAACGCCCACGCCTACCGAAGGCCCCACCCCCACCGCTTCGCCCACACCCGGCGGCGGTGGTGGCGGTGGCGGCGGATGCTCCGCGGGAAGCGGATTCCACCTGGCACCCCTGCTGCTGCTCCTTCTTCCCGCGCTCTTCCTCCGGAGACGGTAG